A part of Deinococcus carri genomic DNA contains:
- a CDS encoding acyl-CoA dehydrogenase family protein: protein MTTSSQNPLELLAGLDLEALGNLSQKVDLPALLGAASRLSDGQLKQLSRLLERGTRPPRALPEADGDFYGQLDDLTPEQQEVRLAVRGFMETQVAPIMNEYWSRDEFPRHLLPELRRLGLPRRVWNEDGTRKPDATLMEGLITLEACRVDVSTAVFFGVHTGLAFASIALGGSAEQKAEWLPKMLDLEAIGAFGLTEPEGGSQVSQGMRTTCRRDGDTWVLNGEKKWIGNSTFSDFTVIWARDVDTGEVRGFIVRAGTPGYRVQKIAGKIALRMVENGHITLEDCRVPESDRLQEVQGWRTTAEVLRLTRAGVAWQGVGCALGAYELALKYAQTREQFGKPIGSFQLIQNHLVHMLGNVTGALALVLRLSEMADAGLMRDEHAALAKVVTAARCRETVALARETFGGNGILLEYLVAKHFADTEAIYSYEGTNEINTLVVGRAITGLSAFV, encoded by the coding sequence ATGACCACCTCTTCGCAAAATCCACTGGAACTGCTGGCCGGGCTTGACCTGGAGGCGCTAGGAAACCTGAGCCAGAAGGTGGACCTGCCCGCGCTGCTGGGGGCGGCCTCGCGCCTGAGTGACGGGCAACTGAAACAGCTCTCGCGGTTGCTGGAGCGGGGGACACGGCCTCCGCGGGCGCTCCCCGAAGCGGACGGCGACTTTTACGGGCAACTGGATGACCTGACCCCGGAGCAGCAGGAGGTCCGCCTGGCGGTGCGCGGCTTCATGGAGACGCAGGTCGCGCCCATCATGAACGAGTACTGGAGCCGCGACGAGTTCCCCCGGCACCTGCTCCCCGAACTGCGCCGCCTGGGCCTCCCGCGCCGGGTCTGGAACGAGGACGGCACCCGCAAGCCCGACGCCACGCTGATGGAGGGCCTAATCACGCTGGAAGCCTGCCGGGTGGACGTCTCGACCGCCGTGTTCTTCGGGGTCCACACCGGCCTCGCGTTCGCCTCCATCGCGCTGGGCGGCAGCGCCGAGCAGAAGGCCGAGTGGCTGCCGAAGATGCTCGATCTGGAGGCCATCGGGGCCTTTGGCCTGACCGAACCGGAGGGCGGCTCGCAGGTCAGCCAGGGAATGCGGACCACCTGCCGGCGCGACGGCGACACCTGGGTCCTGAACGGCGAGAAGAAGTGGATCGGCAACTCCACCTTCAGCGACTTCACGGTGATCTGGGCGCGCGACGTGGACACGGGGGAGGTACGCGGCTTCATCGTGCGGGCGGGGACGCCGGGTTACCGCGTGCAGAAGATCGCGGGCAAGATCGCGCTGCGGATGGTGGAAAACGGCCACATCACGCTGGAGGACTGCCGGGTGCCCGAGTCCGACCGTCTTCAGGAGGTGCAGGGCTGGCGCACGACCGCCGAGGTGCTGCGGCTCACTCGGGCGGGGGTGGCGTGGCAGGGCGTGGGCTGCGCGCTAGGGGCCTACGAGCTGGCGCTGAAGTACGCGCAGACCCGCGAGCAGTTCGGCAAGCCCATCGGGAGCTTCCAGCTGATCCAGAACCACCTCGTTCACATGCTGGGCAACGTGACGGGCGCGCTCGCGCTGGTGCTGCGCCTCTCCGAGATGGCCGACGCGGGCCTGATGCGCGACGAACACGCCGCGCTCGCCAAGGTGGTCACGGCGGCGCGCTGCCGCGAGACGGTGGCGCTGGCCCGCGAGACCTTCGGCGGGAACGGCATCCTGCTGGAATATCTCGTCGCCAAGCACTTCGCGGACACGGAGGCAATCTACTCCTATGAGGGCACCAACGAGATCAATACGCTGGTGGTGGGCCGCGCGATCACCGGCCTGAGCGCCTTCGTGTAA
- a CDS encoding aspartate aminotransferase family protein, whose amino-acid sequence MTPSLPAGFIRAQDVLDERLSAAEVRTLDMRYGNEELLYGLDLLGLAGPFSRVTPWELEDEQGVVRINASGYAAVPFGDMPPAITRFLAEYLEKNRAMGLPQQSSSAWRAALQTNLVHLLARELPSHADSQVFFCSSGTEAIEGALKFAKAWRSRAKFYISFSSGYHGKTLGSLSLTPNPEYQDIFRPLVPGAVTSPYGDLEALARLVRRLGPDNVVAVVVEPIQGEGGVNIPPPGFLRGVGELCRRHGIVCIADEIQTGLGRTGHWFESAAQGLDADIITLAKPLGGGMTAVGATIVRHAIYKKMLGGLSSKRHSNTFGGNSLAMAVGLKSLEYLVEQDLPARSARLGAAGLERLRAVQRRYPRLLENVRGQGMLLAMQFKPMVGVPLPGVLKELVFEATAILALRELHEAGVMANLSLSSKRTVRLTPALDMPEDLFGRMFDRVDTFAERNPISRSLLTNTPPVMTARLAKFAASKPKKRTESDG is encoded by the coding sequence CCTGCTGGGGCTGGCCGGGCCGTTTTCCCGCGTGACCCCCTGGGAACTGGAAGACGAGCAGGGCGTGGTACGCATCAACGCTTCCGGCTACGCGGCGGTGCCGTTCGGGGACATGCCGCCTGCCATCACCCGCTTTCTGGCCGAGTACCTGGAAAAGAACCGGGCGATGGGGCTGCCGCAGCAGTCGAGTTCCGCGTGGCGGGCGGCCCTCCAGACCAATCTGGTGCACCTGCTGGCGCGTGAACTGCCCTCGCACGCCGACTCGCAGGTCTTCTTCTGCTCCAGCGGCACCGAGGCCATCGAGGGCGCGCTGAAGTTCGCCAAGGCGTGGCGGTCCCGCGCGAAGTTCTACATCTCCTTTTCCAGCGGCTACCACGGCAAGACGCTGGGCAGCCTCAGCCTCACGCCGAATCCCGAGTATCAGGACATCTTCCGGCCACTGGTGCCGGGCGCGGTCACCAGCCCTTACGGGGACCTGGAGGCGCTGGCGCGGCTGGTGCGGCGACTGGGGCCGGACAACGTGGTGGCGGTGGTGGTCGAGCCGATCCAGGGCGAGGGCGGCGTGAACATTCCCCCGCCCGGCTTTCTGCGCGGCGTGGGCGAGTTGTGCCGCCGCCACGGCATCGTCTGCATCGCGGACGAGATCCAGACCGGCCTGGGCCGCACCGGGCACTGGTTCGAGTCGGCGGCGCAGGGGCTGGATGCCGACATCATCACGCTCGCCAAGCCGCTGGGCGGCGGGATGACGGCGGTGGGCGCGACCATCGTGCGCCACGCCATCTACAAGAAGATGCTGGGCGGCCTCAGCTCCAAGCGGCACTCCAACACCTTCGGCGGCAACTCGCTGGCGATGGCGGTGGGCCTCAAGTCGCTGGAATACCTGGTGGAACAGGACCTGCCCGCCCGCAGCGCCCGTCTCGGCGCGGCAGGGCTGGAGCGCCTGCGGGCCGTGCAGCGGCGTTATCCCCGGCTGCTGGAGAACGTGCGCGGCCAGGGAATGCTGCTCGCCATGCAGTTCAAACCGATGGTCGGCGTGCCCCTCCCCGGCGTGCTCAAGGAACTCGTCTTCGAGGCGACCGCGATCCTCGCCCTGCGCGAACTGCACGAGGCGGGCGTGATGGCGAACCTCAGCCTCAGCTCCAAGCGCACGGTGCGCCTCACCCCCGCCCTCGACATGCCCGAGGACCTGTTCGGCCGGATGTTCGACCGGGTGGACACCTTCGCGGAGCGCAACCCCATCTCACGTTCCCTGCTCACCAACACGCCGCCCGTCATGACCGCCCGGCTGGCGAAGTTCGCGGCGAGCAAACCGAAGAAGCGGACGGAGAGCGACGGGTGA